In one window of Burkholderiales bacterium DNA:
- a CDS encoding isocitrate lyase/phosphoenolpyruvate mutase family protein, whose amino-acid sequence MSEPSPGARFRAAVAAERPLQVPGAICAYHAILAEKSGFRAIYLSGGGVAAGSLGLPDLGISNLDDVLVDVRRITDVCGVPLLVDVDTGFGASAFSIARTVRSLVKSGAAALHIEDQVGAKRCGHRPGKAIVTKDEMVDRIKAAVDARTDPAFVVM is encoded by the coding sequence ATGAGCGAACCGAGTCCCGGCGCGCGGTTCCGTGCCGCGGTCGCCGCCGAGCGGCCGCTGCAGGTGCCCGGCGCCATCTGCGCCTATCACGCCATCCTTGCCGAAAAGTCCGGGTTCCGGGCGATCTACCTGTCCGGCGGCGGCGTCGCCGCCGGGTCGCTGGGGCTGCCCGACCTCGGCATCAGCAACCTGGACGACGTGCTGGTCGACGTGCGCCGCATCACCGACGTGTGCGGCGTGCCGCTGCTCGTCGACGTCGACACCGGCTTCGGCGCGTCCGCGTTCAGCATCGCGCGGACCGTGCGGTCGCTGGTGAAGTCCGGCGCCGCCGCGCTGCACATCGAGGACCAGGTCGGCGCGAAGCGCTGCGGCCACCGGCCCGGCAAGGCCATCGTGACCAAGGACGAGATGGTCGACCGGATCAAGGCGGCCGTCGACGCGCGCACCGATCCCGCGTTCGTGGTGATGG
- a CDS encoding malate dehydrogenase, whose product MKAPIRVAVTGAAGQIGYSLLFRIASGEMLGRDQPVILQLLEVPVDKPQAALKGVMMELEDCAFPLLAGMTGGGDPKVAFKDAQVAMLVGAKPRGPGMERKDLLLENAKIFIEQGKALDAVAARDVKVLVVGNPANTNAYIAMKSAPSLPKQAFTAMLRLDHNRALSQVAARAGKPVGAIEKMVVWGNHSPTMYADYRFATVDGKSVRDLIGDEAWNRDTFLPKVGKRGAAIIEARGLSSAASAANAAIDHVRDWVLGTGGRWVTMGIASNGDYGIPKDVMYGFPVTCADGRFAVVGDLPIDDFSRERMNATLKELEEERAGVASLLG is encoded by the coding sequence ATGAAAGCACCCATCCGCGTCGCCGTGACCGGCGCCGCCGGCCAGATCGGCTACAGCCTCCTCTTCCGGATCGCCTCGGGCGAGATGCTGGGCCGCGACCAGCCGGTCATCCTCCAGTTGCTCGAAGTGCCGGTCGACAAGCCGCAGGCGGCGCTGAAGGGCGTGATGATGGAACTCGAGGACTGCGCCTTCCCGCTCCTCGCCGGCATGACCGGTGGCGGCGACCCGAAGGTCGCGTTCAAGGATGCGCAGGTCGCGATGCTGGTCGGGGCGAAGCCGCGCGGTCCCGGCATGGAGCGCAAGGACCTGCTGCTCGAGAACGCGAAGATCTTCATCGAGCAGGGCAAGGCGCTCGACGCGGTCGCCGCGCGCGACGTCAAGGTGCTCGTGGTCGGCAATCCCGCCAACACCAACGCGTACATCGCGATGAAGTCGGCGCCCTCGCTGCCGAAGCAGGCGTTCACCGCGATGCTGCGGCTCGACCACAACCGCGCGCTCTCGCAGGTGGCGGCGAGGGCCGGCAAGCCGGTCGGCGCGATCGAGAAGATGGTGGTCTGGGGCAACCACTCGCCGACGATGTACGCCGACTACCGCTTCGCGACCGTCGACGGCAAGTCGGTCCGCGACCTGATCGGCGACGAGGCGTGGAACCGCGACACGTTCCTGCCGAAGGTCGGCAAGCGCGGCGCCGCGATCATCGAGGCGCGCGGCCTGTCGTCGGCCGCGTCCGCGGCGAACGCGGCGATCGACCACGTGCGCGACTGGGTGCTCGGCACCGGCGGCAGGTGGGTGACGATGGGCATCGCCAGCAACGGCGACTACGGCATCCCGAAGGACGTGATGTACGGCTTCCCCGTGACGTGCGCCGACGGGCGCTTCGCCGTCGTCGGCGACCTGCCGATCGACGACTTCTCGCGCGAGCGCATGAACGCGACGCTGAAGGAACTCGAGGAGGAGCGCGCCGGCGTGGCGTCGCTGCTCGGCTGA